In Stenotrophomonas sp. ASS1, the following proteins share a genomic window:
- a CDS encoding MFS transporter — MSTITAAAPPVNSPRRVLLASLIGTTIEFFDFYIYATAAVLVFPHLFFPDSSEQAALLQSLATFAVAFIARPVGSAVFGHFGDRIGRKATLVAALLTMGLSTVLIGLLPTHAQIGLWAPALLALCRFGQGLGLGGEWGGAVLLATENAPPGKRAWYGMFPQLGAPLGFLLSAGIFLVLGRCLSQDDFLQWGWRIPFVASALLVGLGLWVRLNIHETPDFKKALERKAPVRLPMWTVLRDHPVPMLLGTLGAFATFVLFYLMTVFSLGHGTAVLGYSREQFLLMQMAGMLFFALGIPLSARYGDRWGTRRTMIVASVLIVGFGVLFAPLFQPHSPWLVTGFLCLGLFLMGLTYGPCGTFLAEIYPVEVRYTGASLSFNLAGILGAAPAPYLATWLAERFGLVAVGYYLCLTAVATLCALVALHRRALRLNQRSA; from the coding sequence ATGTCGACGATCACCGCTGCCGCGCCGCCCGTGAATTCCCCCCGCCGTGTCCTGCTGGCCAGCCTGATCGGCACCACCATCGAGTTCTTCGATTTCTACATCTACGCCACGGCCGCGGTGCTGGTGTTCCCGCACCTGTTCTTCCCGGACAGCAGCGAACAGGCTGCGCTGCTGCAGTCACTGGCAACGTTCGCGGTCGCGTTCATCGCGCGTCCGGTGGGCTCGGCGGTGTTCGGCCACTTCGGTGACCGTATCGGCCGCAAGGCCACGCTGGTGGCCGCGCTGCTGACCATGGGCCTGTCCACGGTGCTGATCGGCCTGTTGCCCACCCATGCACAGATTGGCTTGTGGGCCCCCGCGTTGCTGGCGCTGTGCCGCTTCGGCCAGGGCCTGGGGCTGGGCGGCGAGTGGGGTGGGGCAGTGCTGCTGGCCACCGAGAACGCACCGCCGGGCAAACGTGCCTGGTACGGCATGTTCCCGCAGCTGGGCGCACCGCTGGGCTTCCTGCTGTCAGCCGGCATCTTCCTGGTGCTCGGCCGTTGCCTGAGCCAGGACGACTTCCTGCAGTGGGGCTGGCGTATCCCGTTCGTGGCCAGCGCTCTACTGGTCGGCCTTGGCCTGTGGGTGCGCCTGAACATCCACGAGACGCCCGATTTCAAGAAAGCGCTGGAGCGCAAGGCGCCGGTGCGGCTGCCGATGTGGACGGTACTGCGTGACCATCCGGTGCCGATGCTGCTGGGCACGCTGGGTGCGTTCGCCACCTTCGTGCTGTTCTACCTGATGACGGTGTTCAGTCTGGGACATGGCACCGCAGTGCTGGGCTACAGCCGCGAGCAGTTCCTGCTGATGCAGATGGCCGGCATGCTGTTCTTCGCGCTGGGTATCCCGCTGTCGGCGCGCTATGGCGACCGTTGGGGCACGCGACGCACGATGATCGTCGCCAGCGTACTGATCGTCGGTTTCGGTGTGCTGTTCGCGCCGCTGTTCCAGCCGCACAGCCCGTGGCTGGTCACTGGCTTCCTGTGCCTGGGCCTGTTCCTGATGGGCCTGACCTACGGCCCCTGCGGCACCTTCCTGGCCGAGATCTACCCGGTGGAGGTGCGCTATACCGGCGCGTCGCTGTCATTCAACCTGGCCGGCATCCTTGGCGCGGCACCGGCGCCGTACCTGGCCACCTGGCTGGCCGAACGCTTCGGCCTGGTCGCGGTGGGTTACTACCTGTGCCTGACTGCGGTGGCGACCCTGTGCGCGCTGGTGGCACTGCACCGGCGCGCCCTGAGGCTCAACCAAAGAAGCGCTTGA
- a CDS encoding bacteriohemerythrin encodes MALLVWQDDLNIGIDVIDQQHRRIIEMLNHLHVAQASMQRAAVGEVIDEVVDYTMSHFAFEEELMEEAGYPFCAAHKRVHEVFIKRVSEYRMRFQAGEDISDELRTMLSRWLFNHIRGDDQAYAEQVKAHLNQFAREHQGGGWLGRTLKRFFG; translated from the coding sequence ATGGCACTACTGGTCTGGCAGGACGATCTGAACATCGGCATCGATGTGATCGACCAACAACACCGCCGCATCATCGAGATGCTCAACCACCTGCACGTGGCCCAGGCCAGCATGCAGCGTGCGGCGGTGGGTGAAGTGATCGACGAGGTGGTGGACTACACCATGTCGCACTTCGCGTTCGAAGAAGAGTTGATGGAAGAAGCGGGCTACCCGTTCTGTGCCGCGCACAAGCGCGTGCATGAGGTCTTCATCAAGCGGGTATCGGAATACCGCATGCGCTTCCAGGCCGGCGAGGACATCAGCGACGAACTGCGCACCATGCTCTCGCGCTGGCTGTTCAACCACATCCGCGGTGATGACCAGGCCTATGCCGAACAGGTCAAGGCGCACCTGAACCAGTTCGCCCGCGAGCACCAAGGGGGCGGTTGGCTGGGGCGTACGCTCAAGCGCTTCTTTGGTTGA
- a CDS encoding diguanylate cyclase, with protein sequence MPVLPQAAVDGDLADPLPQRILLVENSRAFTGMLREAIEQRLELPVVIASTLAEADRLLSEGGGWFLVLTGLVLADGDRDAVVEFFLKRDLPTVVVSGVYDEDLRKRVLQQQIIDYVLKNTPGSIDYLVWLVQRLERNRRIAALVVDDSPSARGYAAALLRMYGHEVHEAADGNEGLAAIEAHPAIRLAVVDQEMPGMQGVEFTRRLRTLRSRDKVAVIGISGNTDASLIPRFLKNGANDFLRKPFSREEFFCRVSQNVDQLELIGTLQDLATRDFLTGLPNRRCFLEQSQRQLPQLQLHGQCVAVAMIDIDHFKHINDTHGHEAGDDALRAVAGAVAAHARSQDLIARFGGEEFCLLVPDMEQDEALQYFEELRQRIAALEVDIGTATLRMTVSIGLCCLRPQRDALHRLISEADRQLYLAKAGGRNRVSCTTVASPLRPREPALP encoded by the coding sequence ATGCCCGTCCTGCCGCAGGCCGCCGTCGATGGCGACCTGGCCGATCCGCTGCCACAGCGGATCCTGCTGGTCGAAAATTCCCGTGCCTTTACCGGCATGCTGCGCGAAGCCATCGAGCAGCGCCTGGAACTGCCGGTGGTGATCGCCTCCACCCTGGCCGAGGCCGATCGCCTGCTGAGCGAGGGTGGCGGCTGGTTCCTGGTGCTGACCGGGTTGGTGCTGGCCGACGGCGACCGCGATGCGGTGGTCGAGTTCTTCCTCAAGCGCGACCTGCCGACCGTGGTGGTCAGCGGCGTGTACGACGAGGACCTGCGCAAGCGCGTGCTGCAGCAGCAGATCATCGACTACGTACTGAAGAACACCCCCGGCAGCATCGACTACCTGGTGTGGCTGGTGCAGCGGCTGGAACGCAACCGCCGCATCGCGGCGCTGGTGGTGGACGATTCCCCGTCCGCGCGCGGCTATGCCGCCGCCCTGCTGCGCATGTATGGCCATGAGGTGCACGAAGCGGCCGATGGCAACGAGGGCCTGGCCGCGATCGAGGCGCATCCGGCGATCCGCCTGGCGGTGGTCGACCAGGAAATGCCCGGCATGCAGGGCGTGGAATTCACCCGCCGCCTGCGCACCCTGCGCTCACGCGACAAGGTGGCGGTGATCGGTATCTCCGGCAACACCGACGCATCGCTGATCCCGCGCTTCCTGAAGAACGGTGCCAATGACTTCCTGCGCAAGCCATTCTCGCGCGAGGAATTCTTCTGCCGTGTCTCGCAGAACGTGGACCAGCTGGAACTGATCGGCACCCTGCAGGACCTGGCCACCCGCGACTTCCTCACCGGCCTGCCCAACCGCCGCTGCTTCCTGGAACAGAGCCAGCGCCAGTTGCCGCAGCTGCAGCTGCATGGCCAGTGCGTGGCGGTGGCGATGATCGACATCGATCACTTCAAGCACATCAACGACACTCACGGCCACGAGGCCGGCGATGATGCGCTGCGCGCGGTGGCCGGTGCGGTGGCCGCGCATGCACGCAGCCAGGACCTGATCGCACGCTTCGGTGGCGAGGAGTTCTGCCTGCTGGTGCCGGACATGGAACAGGACGAGGCACTGCAGTACTTCGAGGAGCTGCGCCAGCGCATCGCCGCACTGGAAGTGGACATTGGCACCGCGACGCTTCGCATGACGGTCAGCATCGGCCTGTGCTGCCTGCGCCCGCAGCGTGATGCGCTGCACCGGCTGATCTCCGAGGCCGACCGCCAGCTGTACCTGGCCAAGGCCGGTGGCCGCAACCGGGTCAGCTGCACCACGGTGGCCAGCCCGCTGCGCCCGCGCGAGCCCGCCCTGCCCTGA
- a CDS encoding MASE1 domain-containing protein produces MDRFKKAIELSFRIRPVGLVLAAVYAASCLISRQFSLDQFFLPAGIRAAALLIVPPRLWPYLLLGEYIYFATLRIPMIDAYGLAWVILASTLLMPMAMLVVHLHLRRMPSEAVTGLWLLSLSICTALFVPGLNLSISYILWSNPPPSNLLDAVDRTLFGHFAAIITLLPLAFLWAQRHADPRWGTRFVAPTAAAILAMLILGLGMQLTDSSAHTTRTHLVLLAALPAIALTFMHGWRGAAIAIPLLNLPLHGATPSTGLPSSFDLGTFATQQNMAVMSVALLALGSSISYHHQRARSRGLAEETTLRLARSSHQTSERELRERAVHLKHLSDGMDSSLVEMVSWLKAQGHHAVANSLQHASSVHSRLFREQASMVYPTGLEQVGLYIALQAGGACEIWNNTHRVIPPRLAGNPCLLTVDLQLAIYRSLIEAVSLLLELETGQVCVRARSGQAGGRRGIVAIVSLLDRGCTLSARTTDQAVERLAGRMLAYGGTVHCRGNRLRLVLHESITHASPAAA; encoded by the coding sequence TTGGACCGATTCAAGAAAGCAATTGAACTGAGCTTCCGGATCCGTCCGGTCGGTCTCGTGCTGGCCGCCGTCTATGCGGCCAGCTGCCTCATATCGCGTCAGTTCTCGCTCGATCAGTTCTTCCTGCCCGCAGGCATCCGGGCAGCGGCACTGCTGATCGTCCCGCCCCGCTTGTGGCCTTACCTGTTGCTGGGCGAATACATCTACTTCGCGACGCTGCGCATCCCCATGATTGATGCCTACGGCTTGGCGTGGGTCATCCTGGCGTCAACACTGTTGATGCCGATGGCGATGCTGGTGGTCCACCTTCACCTCAGGAGAATGCCGTCCGAGGCCGTCACCGGTCTCTGGCTGCTGTCGTTATCGATCTGCACGGCACTGTTCGTCCCGGGTCTAAACCTGAGCATTTCATATATCCTCTGGTCGAACCCTCCGCCGAGCAACCTGCTGGACGCGGTCGACCGAACGCTCTTTGGTCACTTCGCGGCCATCATTACCCTGCTCCCGCTGGCCTTCCTTTGGGCGCAGCGGCACGCGGATCCCAGGTGGGGCACCCGCTTTGTTGCGCCTACAGCTGCGGCGATCCTGGCGATGCTGATACTGGGGTTGGGCATGCAGCTGACAGACAGTAGCGCACATACCACCCGCACACACCTTGTCCTGCTGGCGGCTCTACCTGCCATCGCCCTGACCTTCATGCATGGCTGGCGCGGCGCTGCCATCGCGATTCCGCTGTTGAATCTCCCACTTCACGGCGCTACGCCCAGTACCGGCCTGCCCTCCTCTTTCGACCTCGGTACGTTCGCCACCCAGCAGAACATGGCGGTGATGAGTGTCGCGCTGCTCGCGCTCGGGTCCAGCATCAGCTACCACCATCAGCGCGCCCGGTCCCGCGGCCTGGCCGAAGAAACGACGCTGCGCCTGGCACGCAGTTCCCACCAGACCAGCGAGCGGGAGCTGCGTGAACGGGCCGTCCATCTGAAGCATCTGAGCGACGGCATGGACAGCTCGCTCGTTGAAATGGTCAGCTGGCTGAAGGCTCAGGGCCATCATGCAGTGGCGAACAGCCTGCAACACGCGTCATCCGTGCACTCACGTCTGTTCCGCGAGCAGGCCAGCATGGTCTACCCCACTGGATTGGAACAGGTCGGGTTGTACATCGCGCTGCAAGCAGGCGGCGCATGCGAGATCTGGAACAACACGCATCGCGTCATTCCGCCCAGGCTGGCGGGTAACCCCTGCCTGCTGACTGTGGATCTGCAACTGGCCATCTACCGCTCCTTGATCGAGGCGGTGTCACTGCTGCTGGAGCTGGAGACTGGGCAGGTCTGCGTGCGTGCCCGAAGTGGCCAGGCGGGCGGACGTCGCGGCATCGTTGCTATCGTGAGCCTGCTCGACCGTGGTTGCACGCTATCGGCACGCACCACCGACCAGGCCGTCGAGCGTCTGGCCGGACGGATGCTTGCCTACGGCGGAACGGTCCACTGCCGAGGCAATCGCCTGCGACTGGTCCTGCATGAATCGATCACCCACGCGTCGCCAGCGGCGGCCTGA
- a CDS encoding MASE1 domain-containing protein — MNWWNEGLQLKLRIHPAGLALAVLYAIACWATRQLSLDQFYLPAGVRVAAVLLCPPRLWPYLLLGEYAYFAQMRVPMIDRYGLTWVILGSVFQMPVVMTIVYLHRNVISAVKNAWLISIAAFAAVSVTLINLLLANSLWPTPPAFPLLTGIVRLVVGDFIGILTFAPLVLLWSRGKAEVQVRKRDIAQMAGALALMVVFGLWAADVPADAVTTKVSLQLLMALPAVLLTCVYGWRGAAIGVPTLNMIIGLTTPSSHPESFDPASFATQQIMAVTGAALLILGSRITHYYHRYRLREVGEKNAIRLARSSHVASELDLRERALHLRKLGDGIDHALDEVINWLTAQGHHAIAESLVHVASIHSRQFREQTSMIYPTALEQLGLYVALRAGGVREAWERTARVANPSLLGDPCQLSVGLQLAAYRTVIDAVSLLIQGETGQIYVRARCGRTGSHRGILIAVSLLDQHQRLSDTTAAAAMERLAGRTLAYGGTLKCNRNRIVLAMKETGTAAPLDAFSSDARNSLSGLEAGPSRAQA, encoded by the coding sequence TTGAATTGGTGGAATGAAGGCCTGCAGCTGAAGTTGCGCATCCATCCGGCAGGACTTGCCTTGGCTGTGCTGTATGCCATTGCCTGTTGGGCCACCCGCCAGTTGTCCCTTGATCAGTTCTATCTGCCCGCTGGTGTACGCGTGGCTGCAGTGCTGCTCTGCCCTCCTCGGCTTTGGCCCTATCTCCTGCTGGGCGAGTACGCCTATTTCGCACAGATGCGAGTGCCGATGATCGATCGGTACGGGCTGACATGGGTCATTCTCGGCTCGGTGTTCCAGATGCCGGTTGTAATGACGATCGTCTATCTCCATCGCAATGTAATCTCGGCAGTAAAGAACGCTTGGCTCATCTCGATTGCTGCCTTCGCTGCAGTTTCCGTCACACTGATCAACCTGCTTCTGGCGAACTCCCTCTGGCCAACACCTCCCGCTTTTCCGCTGTTGACCGGAATCGTCCGCCTGGTAGTAGGTGACTTCATAGGCATACTCACGTTTGCGCCGCTTGTGCTGCTGTGGTCGCGTGGCAAGGCTGAAGTGCAGGTCCGGAAACGGGATATCGCACAGATGGCAGGAGCGCTTGCACTGATGGTCGTGTTCGGCCTTTGGGCTGCGGACGTACCTGCTGATGCAGTGACGACAAAAGTATCCCTGCAACTCCTCATGGCGCTTCCCGCCGTTCTTCTCACATGCGTGTATGGCTGGCGGGGCGCCGCCATCGGCGTGCCGACCCTGAACATGATTATCGGTCTGACAACACCTTCGTCTCACCCTGAGTCATTCGATCCTGCATCGTTCGCGACCCAGCAGATCATGGCCGTCACAGGCGCAGCACTGCTCATACTGGGCTCCCGGATCACTCACTACTATCACCGCTATCGACTGCGGGAGGTCGGCGAGAAAAATGCCATCAGACTTGCTCGGAGCTCCCATGTCGCCAGTGAGCTGGATCTCCGCGAACGCGCGTTGCATCTGCGGAAGCTTGGGGATGGCATTGATCATGCGCTTGACGAGGTGATCAACTGGCTTACTGCACAAGGCCATCATGCGATTGCGGAGAGCCTTGTACATGTGGCGTCGATTCATTCGCGCCAGTTCCGCGAGCAGACAAGCATGATTTATCCGACCGCCCTGGAGCAGCTCGGCCTTTATGTTGCCCTCCGAGCAGGTGGCGTTCGCGAAGCATGGGAAAGAACGGCTCGCGTCGCCAATCCGTCGTTGCTTGGCGACCCCTGTCAACTCAGTGTCGGACTGCAGCTTGCTGCCTACCGCACTGTGATAGATGCGGTGTCACTGCTGATCCAGGGTGAAACGGGACAGATCTACGTGCGGGCGCGTTGCGGACGGACGGGTTCGCATCGTGGAATCCTGATAGCGGTATCACTACTGGATCAACATCAACGCCTTTCGGACACAACCGCCGCCGCCGCGATGGAACGACTGGCCGGCAGGACGCTTGCCTACGGCGGCACACTGAAATGCAACCGAAATCGCATCGTGCTGGCAATGAAGGAAACGGGTACAGCCGCTCCTCTGGATGCTTTTTCATCAGATGCCCGGAACAGCCTTTCGGGACTCGAAGCGGGTCCCTCACGCGCTCAGGCTTGA
- a CDS encoding FAD-binding oxidoreductase, translating to MPEPPALPPLQGDVQADVAVLGAGYTGLTAALELAARGQRVVLLEAQRIGWGASGRNGGQALVGYGCEVDELERQLGRDDARHLFDWSRDAVRAMRTRIDRHGIDCHWVEGHASVAIRERHERDLQANCEHLQRHYDYPMQWWDRDALRAQLDSPRYRAAMFDPLSAHLQPLAYARGLADAARAAGVVIHENSAVTRVQRGPQPSLHTAQGSVRAAHLVVAGNAWLQGLLPELERRIMPVGTYIGASQPLGAERARALIGNNMAVADTAWALDYFRLSHDHRLLFGGRASYSALPPPGLRRVMQRRMHQVFPQLADVALDQVWGGYVDITRNRAPHWGRLDGNLYFAQGFSGHGVAAAGLAGEVIAAAIAGQSERLDVFQRLRHAPFPGGRLLRTPLLVAAMSWYKLRDALW from the coding sequence CTGCCCGAACCACCCGCACTGCCCCCACTGCAGGGCGATGTGCAGGCCGATGTCGCGGTGCTCGGCGCGGGCTATACCGGCCTGACCGCCGCGCTGGAACTGGCCGCCCGTGGCCAGCGCGTGGTGCTGCTGGAAGCGCAGCGGATCGGCTGGGGCGCGTCCGGCCGCAATGGAGGACAGGCGCTGGTCGGCTACGGCTGCGAGGTGGACGAGCTGGAACGGCAGCTCGGACGCGATGATGCGCGCCACCTGTTCGACTGGTCACGCGACGCGGTGCGGGCGATGCGCACCCGCATCGATCGTCACGGCATCGATTGCCATTGGGTGGAAGGCCACGCCAGCGTCGCCATCCGCGAACGGCATGAGCGTGACCTGCAGGCCAACTGCGAGCACCTGCAGCGCCACTACGACTACCCCATGCAGTGGTGGGACCGCGATGCCCTGCGCGCGCAGCTGGACAGCCCGCGCTACCGCGCCGCGATGTTCGATCCGCTCAGCGCGCACCTGCAACCGCTGGCGTATGCACGCGGCCTGGCCGATGCGGCGCGCGCGGCCGGCGTGGTGATCCACGAGAACTCCGCGGTGACCCGCGTGCAGCGGGGACCCCAGCCTTCCCTGCATACCGCTCAGGGCAGCGTGCGCGCTGCGCATCTGGTGGTGGCCGGCAACGCCTGGCTGCAGGGCCTGCTGCCCGAGCTGGAACGGCGGATCATGCCGGTAGGCACCTATATCGGCGCCAGCCAGCCGCTGGGTGCTGAACGCGCCCGGGCCCTGATCGGCAACAACATGGCCGTGGCCGACACCGCATGGGCACTGGACTACTTCCGTCTCAGCCACGACCACCGCCTGCTGTTTGGCGGCCGCGCCAGCTACTCGGCGCTGCCCCCACCCGGCCTGCGCAGGGTGATGCAGCGGCGCATGCACCAGGTGTTCCCGCAGCTGGCCGACGTGGCACTGGACCAGGTCTGGGGTGGTTATGTGGACATCACCCGCAACCGCGCCCCGCATTGGGGCCGGCTGGACGGCAACCTGTACTTCGCGCAGGGGTTCTCCGGCCATGGGGTGGCCGCCGCCGGGCTGGCCGGCGAGGTGATCGCCGCCGCCATTGCCGGCCAGAGCGAGCGTCTGGACGTGTTCCAGCGCCTGCGGCATGCGCCCTTCCCCGGTGGCCGGCTGCTGCGCACGCCGCTGCTGGTGGCGGCGATGTCGTGGTACAAGCTGCGGGATGCGTTGTGGTGA
- a CDS encoding gamma-glutamyl-gamma-aminobutyrate hydrolase family protein (Members of this family of hydrolases with an active site Cys residue belong to MEROPS family C26.) → MRRLPWVGLPTDSTVLGHHRFAVAGEKYVRALAEAAEVTPVVLPSLQPPLPAGDWLQGLDGLLLTGAVSNIEPQHYEGGRSWPGNPHDPARDANAFALLREALALDLPVLAICRGFQELNVALGGSLHPQVHAVPGMADHREDPQAPVEVQYGPAHTVTLAADGWLARWSGSGRTQVNSVHGQGIARLAQGLQVEAVADDGLVEAARSLHHEFVLGVQWHPEWRVMDSPLYHAIFRAFGQACRQHQQNRLDSR, encoded by the coding sequence ATGCGCCGCCTGCCCTGGGTGGGCCTGCCCACCGACAGCACCGTGCTCGGCCATCACCGTTTCGCGGTGGCCGGCGAGAAGTACGTGCGCGCGCTGGCCGAGGCTGCCGAAGTGACCCCGGTAGTACTGCCGAGCCTGCAGCCGCCGCTGCCGGCTGGTGACTGGCTGCAGGGGCTCGATGGCCTGCTGTTGACCGGCGCGGTCAGCAACATCGAACCGCAGCACTACGAGGGCGGCCGCAGCTGGCCGGGCAATCCGCATGACCCGGCCCGTGATGCCAATGCGTTCGCGCTGCTGCGCGAGGCGCTGGCGTTGGACCTGCCGGTGCTGGCGATCTGTCGCGGCTTCCAGGAACTGAACGTCGCGCTGGGTGGCAGCCTGCATCCGCAGGTGCACGCGGTGCCTGGTATGGCCGACCATCGCGAAGACCCGCAGGCGCCGGTGGAGGTGCAGTACGGGCCGGCCCACACGGTCACCCTGGCCGCTGATGGCTGGTTGGCGCGGTGGAGCGGCAGTGGCCGGACGCAGGTCAATTCGGTACACGGGCAGGGTATCGCTCGTCTGGCGCAGGGGCTGCAGGTCGAAGCCGTGGCCGATGATGGCCTGGTCGAGGCGGCACGCAGCCTGCACCATGAATTCGTGCTCGGCGTACAGTGGCACCCGGAGTGGCGTGTCATGGATTCGCCGCTCTATCACGCTATTTTCCGTGCGTTCGGCCAAGCTTGCCGGCAGCACCAACAGAACCGACTGGATTCCCGATGA
- a CDS encoding glutamine synthetase family protein: protein MSSRTRPRKTATPPAPQESSLLRWLKERRITEVECLVPDITGNARGKIIPADKFSHDYGTRLPEGIFATTVTGEFPDDYYDLTSPSDSDMMLRPDPDTVRMVPWAADATAQVIHDCYTKSGEPHELAPRNVLRRVLAAYAELGLRPVVAPELEFFLVQKNTDPDFPLLPPAGRSGRPETARQSYSIDAVNEFDPILDLMYDYADAMKLDVDTLIHESGAAQLEVNFTHADAMDLADQVFLFKRTMREAAMRHGVYATFLAKPMENEPGSAMHIHQSLVRVSDGSNVFAGDTDAEGEFSPVFGHYLGGLQKYAPQAMAFFAPNVNSYRRLVFGEVSPSNVHWGFDNRTCGLRVPLDTPENMRVESRFAGSDANPYLAMAATLACGLLGIRERLAPDAPVTGSAKELGYNLPRSLGEALDGLEQCSDLQALLGERFCRAYISVKRKEYETFFRVISSWEREFLLLNV from the coding sequence ATGAGTTCCCGAACGCGCCCGCGCAAGACGGCTACGCCCCCCGCACCGCAGGAAAGCAGTCTGCTGCGTTGGCTGAAGGAGCGGCGCATCACCGAGGTCGAGTGCCTGGTGCCGGACATCACCGGCAACGCGCGCGGGAAGATCATTCCCGCCGACAAGTTCTCGCACGACTACGGTACGCGGCTGCCCGAAGGCATCTTCGCCACCACCGTCACCGGCGAGTTCCCTGACGATTACTACGACCTGACCTCGCCGTCGGACTCGGACATGATGCTGCGCCCCGATCCGGATACGGTGCGGATGGTGCCGTGGGCGGCCGATGCCACCGCGCAGGTCATCCACGATTGCTACACCAAGAGCGGTGAGCCGCACGAGCTGGCACCACGCAACGTACTGCGCCGCGTGCTGGCGGCCTACGCCGAGCTGGGCCTGCGCCCGGTGGTGGCGCCGGAGCTGGAGTTCTTCCTGGTGCAGAAGAACACCGACCCGGACTTCCCGCTGCTGCCACCGGCCGGCCGCTCCGGGCGTCCGGAAACCGCGCGGCAGTCGTACTCGATCGATGCGGTCAACGAATTCGACCCGATCCTCGACCTGATGTACGACTACGCCGATGCGATGAAGCTGGACGTGGACACGCTGATCCACGAATCCGGCGCCGCGCAGCTGGAGGTCAACTTCACCCATGCCGATGCGATGGACCTGGCCGACCAGGTATTCCTGTTCAAGCGCACCATGCGCGAGGCGGCGATGCGCCACGGCGTGTATGCCACGTTCCTGGCCAAGCCGATGGAGAACGAGCCGGGCAGTGCCATGCACATCCACCAGAGCCTGGTGCGGGTGAGCGACGGCAGCAATGTGTTCGCTGGCGATACCGATGCCGAAGGCGAGTTCAGCCCGGTGTTCGGCCACTACCTGGGCGGCCTGCAGAAGTACGCGCCGCAGGCGATGGCGTTCTTCGCGCCGAACGTGAATTCCTACCGCCGGCTGGTGTTCGGCGAAGTCTCGCCGAGCAACGTGCACTGGGGCTTCGACAACCGCACCTGTGGCCTGCGCGTGCCGCTGGACACGCCGGAGAACATGCGCGTGGAGAGCCGCTTCGCCGGTTCCGACGCCAACCCCTACCTGGCGATGGCGGCGACCCTGGCCTGCGGCCTGCTGGGCATCCGCGAGCGGTTGGCACCGGATGCGCCGGTGACCGGCAGCGCCAAGGAACTGGGCTACAACCTGCCGCGCTCGCTGGGCGAAGCGCTGGATGGGCTGGAGCAGTGCAGCGACCTGCAGGCCCTGCTGGGCGAGCGCTTCTGCCGCGCCTACATCTCGGTGAAGCGCAAGGAATACGAGACCTTTTTCCGTGTCATCAGCTCGTGGGAGCGCGAGTTCCTGCTGCTGAACGTCTGA
- a CDS encoding polyamine ABC transporter substrate-binding protein — translation MKLRILTLGLASAMLAACGGGNGGAQDSQVLNVYNYSDYIAEDTIPTFEKESGIKVTYDVFDSDEMVETKLLAGNSGYDVVVPTLNFFGRQIQAGVFLPLDKSKIPNLANLDPAVMKRIATQDPGNQYGVPYMIGTTGIGYNVEMLKQRFGGSTDIANSWDLVFKPENISKMKDCGVTILDTPADMIPIALHYLGLDPHSGDPAELQKAADLLKSIRPYVQNFHSSQYVGSLANGGTCLVVGWSGDIIQARDRAEEASNGVHVAYSIPKEGAPQWFDMLAIPKDAKHPEAAYAFINYLLQPKVAAANTNFIHYANPVPTATPLVDEAIRTDPTIYPPADVADKMFTYSINTPETDKLYTRLWTEVKTGR, via the coding sequence ATGAAGCTGCGTATCCTCACGCTCGGCCTGGCCTCCGCCATGCTCGCCGCCTGTGGCGGTGGCAATGGCGGCGCGCAGGACAGCCAGGTCCTGAACGTCTACAACTACAGCGATTACATCGCCGAGGACACCATCCCGACCTTCGAGAAGGAGAGCGGCATCAAGGTGACCTACGATGTGTTCGACAGCGATGAGATGGTCGAGACCAAGCTGCTGGCCGGCAACAGCGGCTACGACGTGGTGGTGCCGACCCTGAACTTCTTCGGTCGCCAGATCCAGGCCGGTGTGTTCCTGCCGCTGGACAAGAGCAAGATCCCGAACCTGGCCAATCTCGATCCGGCGGTGATGAAGCGCATCGCCACCCAGGACCCGGGCAACCAGTACGGCGTGCCGTACATGATCGGCACCACCGGCATCGGCTACAACGTGGAGATGCTGAAGCAGCGTTTCGGTGGCAGCACCGACATCGCCAACAGCTGGGACCTGGTGTTCAAGCCGGAGAACATCAGCAAGATGAAGGACTGCGGCGTGACCATCCTGGACACGCCGGCGGACATGATCCCGATCGCGCTGCATTACCTGGGCCTGGACCCGCACAGCGGTGACCCGGCCGAGCTGCAGAAGGCGGCCGACCTGCTGAAGTCGATCCGACCGTACGTGCAGAATTTCCACTCCTCGCAGTACGTGGGTTCGCTGGCCAATGGCGGCACCTGCCTGGTGGTGGGCTGGTCGGGTGACATCATCCAGGCCCGCGACCGCGCCGAGGAAGCCAGCAATGGCGTGCACGTGGCCTATTCGATCCCGAAGGAAGGCGCCCCGCAGTGGTTCGACATGCTGGCGATCCCGAAGGACGCCAAGCATCCGGAGGCCGCGTACGCGTTCATCAACTACCTGCTGCAGCCGAAGGTTGCCGCGGCCAACACCAACTTCATCCACTACGCCAACCCGGTGCCGACCGCGACCCCGCTGGTGGATGAGGCGATCCGTACCGACCCGACCATCTACCCGCCGGCCGACGTGGCCGACAAGATGTTCACCTATTCGATCAACACGCCGGAAACCGACAAGCTCTACACCCGGCTGTGGACCGAGGTGAAGACCGGCCGTTAA